In the genome of Drosophila kikkawai strain 14028-0561.14 chromosome 2R, DkikHiC1v2, whole genome shotgun sequence, the window GACCATTATGCGACTGCTGCAGGTCCTGGTGCCGCAGGTGGAGAAGATTTGCATAGACAAGGGTCTGACCGACGAGTCGGAGATCCTCAAGTTTCTGCAGCACGGCACACTTGTGGGTCTGCTGCCAGTGCCGCATCCCATTCTCATCCGGAAGTATCAGGCCAATGCGGGGACCACGGCCTGGTTCCGCACCTACATCTGGGGTGTGATCTATTTGCGCAACGTGGAGCCGGCCATCTGGTACGACACGGAAGTCAAGCTCTTTGAGATTCAGCGCGTCTAGGTCAGTAAAcccctgcagcagcagcagcagcgaaacCGTAGCTCACACGCTTTGGCATTTATtgtagttaatttatttagtgcTTATATTAACCATTCCAAATGTCTTTGTAAAGAAATCCAATGTATAACGAATTCCCCTTTTATTGCTTATCGACGCTCCATGTCGTCCCAAATGAGGCTTATCAGTTGTAACGATATAGCGTGAGTTCTTTTTAACTGATTTGTTATCGCGGCATTTAGCATTGAATATTAATTGCTttcctaatttatttaaattgagcTCTCAAAAAGAACAGTTTGTAGTTTAGTTGTAaacgaaattatttaaagattattttatttatgttttgggTTAATCAACATGTTCCTTGTGCCGtaatgctttattttatatatttttttgtacggGTAATTCACAGCTATAAATGCTTCTGATAATGCAAAATCATCCCTCACCTgtttctattttatattttatcagAATTCCAATTAATTAGAGACCACAAAACAGCTTTACTTGCTTTTGTAATTAACAGTACACTTTAGTTGAATCTAAACATCTggtttttaaacttaattaaacATAGTAATTAGCGAAAGTAAGGAGAATGTGTAATAACTCAGTGTCTACGTCTACGTGTGCTTCAAATACATATACAAGAAGAACCTAAAACCTATATCTTTAAACGGAAACCAagtcataaatatttgaaataaacaAGAGTCTTAACGGATAGATATGGCagtatttcatttaatttattaatttcgatttttacaacaatttgGAGAAGTTTTCAGGAACTAAACCAGACCATCAGCAGGGCTCATCGGGATCGTGGTGGCCATACCAatgcttccttttcttttcctcACAAGCTTTCTTTTTAAGCAAATATTGATGCcagataaaatatttaaaggctAAAAGAGAACCGACTGCGGCAAATGCCAGAATGGATACCTTTTCGTTCCGGTGACCGGGCCGGGATGATGTTCCATTAAAATGACGACGGGTGGTAAGTAAGGGAGCTGCCATTACCGAGCAATGGCTTATCCGAGGCAATGGCGGGGGTAGTTGTCAGGATTGGGTCGTGGCAGTGGCCACTGGTTGCGATGCCATTGGCATAATGCTGAACTTCACATAGGATCCTTTGGTGCGCTTCTGCACTATCTTGCCCACAACTTGGGGCTCCCGAATGGCCTGTTCGATGGCCTTTAATATACGCTCGACGCCGCTCTCATCCGATCCGCTGGCACTGCCCTGGATAAGGATGCGCACCTCGTGCCGCTTGCCCAGCCACTTGACAATGTTCTTCAGCCGCGAGGCCAAGTCATGCTCCGTGATGCGAGCCCCAATGGTCAGGGATTTTTCCGATTTCTTCTCCTTGCCCTTTTCGCTGGACTTCTCCGTGTCGTCGGTCAGCATTTCGGATGCGGTCACCAGTCTGGAAAGTATTGTGTTAATAAAAACCATAGTAGAACTGGAGATAAAACACCAACTTGAACATGGCGCGCCCGGTTTTGGCATCTGTTTCTCCCAGGCGCATTAAATGCAATTCCCGCCGCTTGGCCAGCTTCTGGGCCTCCTCCAGGGTGGTGATGCTCATCGCCTGGTTCTGCTGGATGAGCGTGATCTTTTGTGCCGAGGCGGAGGGTCTTGGTTTCTGGTTTATTCCCGGCTTTCCACCGCCAGCCGGCTTTTGGCTTTGATTTTGGGGCAGGGCCAGGGGCCACTGAATGGACAGGTTCCGgaggtgttgctgctgcgtcATAAGTGCCGCGGCATGTTGCAGGCTCAGCATGCCGCGCGTCATAATTTGAAATCGTTGcatatttgtaaattatttaaagttatttgttttttaaacagttttcttttgttttatttgtgcTTGTGCAATTTTCTTTGTGATTTTCCAAGCCGCAGAGTTGTCGGGCTTGGCCAAAATGTGgaaatttagttatttttgcttaatgttattaaaaattacaCTTTACAATAAaagtataattaataaattaaaaaataaaggaactaggtaatttaaattgttttgattgagtaatttttttttcatctgTCAGCTGTTTTTCAAAGCGCTATCGGTTATCGATAGCGATAGTtcgattaaaaatattaaccgTTACAATACAAATTCCTATTTTGTATACTGCTTAAAGTTTATAGATTGGTGGCCGAGTTTCGGCTGCGTTGCCTATTGTAGCCCCCGTTGTTGCGCCTCCTACTCGCCGCCCGCTGCTCCTGCCTGGCTCGCTCCTCGGCCATAGAAATGGCTCGAAGATTCCGGCACTCCTGGGAATTGGTTGCCTCCTGCTGCATCG includes:
- the mIF3 gene encoding LOW QUALITY PROTEIN: uncharacterized protein mIF3 (The sequence of the model RefSeq protein was modified relative to this genomic sequence to represent the inferred CDS: substituted 1 base at 1 genomic stop codon), coding for MQRFQIMTRGMLSLQHAAALMTQQQHLRNLSIQWPLALPQNQSQKPAGGGKPGINQKPRPSASAQKITLIQQNQAMSITTLEEAQKLAKRRELHLMRLGETDAKTGRAMFKLVTASEMLTDDTEKSSEKGKEKKSEKSLTIGARITEHDLASRLKNIVKWLGKRHEVRILIQGSASGSDESGVERILKAIEQAIREPQVVGKIVQKRTKGSYVKFSIMPMASQPVATATTQSXQLPPPLPRISHCSVMAAPLLTTRRHFNGTSSRPGHRNEKVSILAFAAVGSLLAFKYFIWHQYLLKKKACEEKKRKHWYGHHDPDEPC